TTTCAGCAGCATCATTCCCCCTAGCTCCTACGACTACATAATCTCCTGAGATAGAGACTGAAGATCCGAACTCATTACCTTCCGTTCTATCGGATGGAAATAATTTAGATTCCTCCTCCCAACTCTTACCCATACGTTTGAACAGATATGCCCCACCTGAATAACTACCATTTTCAGCATCGCCTGGAGCTCCTACGATGGCATAATCACCAGAAACGGAGACTGACCATCCGATCGCATCATCCCCAGCTTTGTCAGCCACCGTTAATTTAAATTCACTGATTTGCGCGTGAGCTAGTTGCTGAAATATCAGCATTACCATTGCATTTAAAATAAAAGGTAGATACGTAATGTACTTGAACATTCTATGCTCCCTGTGAGTCTTCCTCATTAGTTAAGGAACGCAATATAACTGCGTCTGATTTTACAGTAAAGTCCAAATGCATTATAGAGATAATCGTTATCTATACTAATAAACTGTTTTACCAATAAACCTTGGAATAGAAAATAATCTTTGTTTAGCGGTTCTTTCCAGTTTCATGAACGATCATTTTTACGAATTA
This portion of the Candidatus Neomarinimicrobiota bacterium genome encodes:
- a CDS encoding FG-GAP repeat protein; this translates as MLIFQQLAHAQISEFKLTVADKAGDDAIGWSVSVSGDYAIVGAPGDAENGSYSGGAYLFKRMGKSWEEESKLFPSDRTEGNEFGSSVSISGDYVVVGARGNDAAETTDDVQRN